A window of Oncorhynchus tshawytscha isolate Ot180627B linkage group LG10, Otsh_v2.0, whole genome shotgun sequence contains these coding sequences:
- the LOC112260714 gene encoding zinc finger protein 544 isoform X4, with product MPNWTTINICHSPTDVEQRVETEPILIKDEETAEYVWKANAQEELRITGEESGSKPGKPPSFEQRHCDEDFITQPSMSPEDSVEHYLNSDRPEEPGTPRLASTEVFRTEQHRPAKDEDSRELVMVKNEKEEELGQTTALAGPDQFVMDESDGQLWTSVDPGGDTDPVCHPDFSFHSTEEYSQNISIFPSHSGLPSVPTMTDDVGPSLHSSIGKPHANMFSGAAHRKRHVRTLADETRQQMPEGQSSERLNSNNDGNSLALQPRQHQYRASEATVRLSECMTGSNMATTSTFSGYSLSHSSFNMVKRMRSQWRSGGTTERRFSCTFCGKSFQRFCQLKVHLRSHTGEKPYTCEQCGRSFTQQCNLIRHAVVHSGEKPFECKQCGKCFTQRSSMKSHQKTHIGESPVSQYVVPAYPGDPHTSLKHN from the exons CCTACAGATGTGGAGCAGAGAGTGGAGACTGAACCCATACTGATCAAAGATGAGGAGACAGCAGAGTATGTGTGGAAGGCTAACGCTCAGGAAGAGCTCAGGATCACTGGAGAGG AGTCTGGTTCCAAGCCTGGGAAACCACCATCCTTTGAGCAACGGCACTGTGATGAGGACTTCATCACACAACCCAGCATGTCTCCCGAAGACTCAGTGGAACATTACCTCAATTCTGATCGTCCAGAGGAACCAGGCACACCACGGCTCGCTTCTACAGAGGTATTCCGCACAGAACAGCACCGGCCAGCCAAGGACGAGGACTCACGAGAGCTAGTGATGGTGAAGaatgagaaagaggaggagctgGGTCAGACCACAGCCCTGGCAGGACCTGACCAGTTTGTCATGGATGAGTCTGATGGGCAGCTGTGGACCTCTGTGGATCCAGGTGGAGACACTGACCCTGTCTGCCACCCAGATTTCTCCTTTCATTCCACAGAAGAGTACTCTCAGAATATCTCAATTTTCCCATCTCATAGTGGGCTGCCATCTGTTCCTACTATGACAGATGATGTAGGGCCATCGCTTCACTCTTCTATAGGAAAACCACATGCTAACATGTTCAGTGGAGCAGCACACAGGAAAAGACATGTCAGGACATTGGCTGATGAGACTAGACAACAGATGCCAGAGGGACAGAGCAGTGAAAGGCTGAACTCAAATAATGATGGAAATAGTTTAGCTCTACAGCCAAGGCAGCATCAGTACAGGGCTTCAGAAGCAACAGTGAGATTGAGTGAGTGCATGACAGGGTCAAACATGGCCACCACCTCCACCTTCTCTGGATACAGCCTGAGTCACAGTAGTTTTAACATGGTGAAGAGAATGAGGAGTCAGTGGAGGTCGGGCGGCACCACCGAGAGGCGTTTCAGCTGCACCTTTTGTGGGAAGAGCTTCCAGCGTTTCTGCCAGCTCAAAGTACACCTCCGGAGTCACACCGGAGAGAAACCATACACCTGCGAACAGTGTGGCAGGAGTTTTACCCAGCAGTGCAACCTGATCAGACATGCTGTGGTCCACAGCGGGGAGAAGCCCTTCGAGTGCAAACAGTGTGGGAAATGCTTCACCCAGCGCTCTAGCATGAAGTCACATCAGAAAACTCACATAGGAGAGAGTCCAGTGTCTCAATACGTGGTACCCGCATACCCTGGGGATCCACACACAAGTTTAAAGCACAACTGA